Proteins encoded together in one Impatiens glandulifera chromosome 1, dImpGla2.1, whole genome shotgun sequence window:
- the LOC124911174 gene encoding uncharacterized mitochondrial protein AtMg00810-like, protein MVVVLLYVDDIILTVSNYDEVDRLQDELSLLFELKKLGELGTFFGLQIENFDKGLFVLQINYAKKLVENFGMTDGKKSYTPLDVNPRHSQDEGSCLLDPRPYRARVGSLIYLTITRPSIAYAVGVASRYM, encoded by the coding sequence ATGGTGGTGGTGcttctttatgtggatgatataaTCTTGACGGTAAGTAACTATGATGAGGTTGATCGTCTACAAGATGAGCTCTCGCTTCTCTTTGAGTTGAAGAAGCTTGGTGAACTTGGAACTTTCTTTGGTCTACAAATCGAAAATTTCGATAAAGGTTTATTTGTATTGCAGATCAACTATGCAAAGAAGTTGGTAGAAAATTTTGGTATGACTGATGGAAAAAAGAGCTATACTCCTCTTGATGTAAATCCCAGACATAGTCAAGACGAAGGATCATGTCTACTAGATCCTCGTCCGTATCGTGCTCGTGTGGGAAGTCTAATTTATCTTACTATAACAAGGCCTAGCATTGCTTATGCAGTTGGAGTGGCGAGTCGATACATGTAG
- the LOC124915400 gene encoding F-box protein PP2-A15-like gives MGSSLSNSADATNGPPITGGSAGLGDIPESCVACVFLYLTPPEICKLARLNHAFRGAAEADSVWASKLSPNYQDLLDLMPPERYRNLSKKAIFSLLSCPVPFHDGNKEVWLDKVTGRFCMSISTKSMIITGIDDRRYWNWIATEESRFQVVAYLQQVWWFEADGEVKFRFPADIYTLSFRIHLGRYGKRLGRRVCSYEDTHGWDIKPVKFEFWTSDGQHVLTERYLDDYILEDLDHDHVHDNEEYDDANGEHHDHKRGCWIEYKVGDFTVSDSNQATELRFSMKQIDCTHSKGGLCLDSVNIAPRDLKALRHKLDRV, from the exons ATGGGGTCATCGCTGTCCAATTCAGCAGACGCCACCAATGGACCGCCGATCACCGGCGGCAGCGCCGGCCTCGGCGATATACCGGAGAGCTGCGTTGCATGCGTTTTCCTCTATTTAACCCCACCGGAGATTTGCAAACTCGCGAGACTCAACCACGCCTTTCGAGGCGCTGCTGAAGCCGATTCTGTTTGGGCATCGAAGTTATCTCCGAACTATCAAGATTTACTCGATCTAATGCCACCGGAGAGGTATCGGAATCTCTCGAAAAAGGCTATCTTTTCTCTCCTTTCTTGCCCTGTACCGTTTCACGATGGCAATAAG GAAGTATGGTTGGATAAGGTTACAGGAAGATTTTGTATGTCAATCTCAACTAAGTCGATGATTATAACTGGAATTGATGATCGAAGATACTGGAACTGGATTGCTACTGAAGAATCTAG ATTCCAGGTTGTTGCGTATTTACAACAAGTATGGTGGTTCGAAGCAGATGGGGAGGTGAAATTTCGTTTCCCAGCTGACATCTATACATTGTCGTTCAGGATTCACCTAGGAAGATATGGAAAAAGGCTTGGAAGACGCGTTTGCAGTTATGAAGATACTCATGGTTGGGACATTAAGCCAGTAAAATTTGAGTTCTGGACATCGGATGGTCAACACGTCTTAACAGAACGTTATCTTGACGATTACATCTTAGAAGATCTTGATCATGATCATGTTCATGATAATGAAGAATATGATGATGCGAATGGAGAGCATCACGACCATAAACGTGGATGCTGGATAGAATACAAAGTTGGTGATTTTACGGTTTCAGATTCCAATCAGGCGACTGAATTACGGTTCTCTATGAAACAAATTGACTGCACACACTCCAAAGGTGGGCTTTGCTTAGATTCGGTTAACATTGCACCTCGTGACTTGAAGGCTCTAAGGCATAAATTGGACAGGGTCtag
- the LOC124915418 gene encoding pyruvate kinase 1, cytosolic, which translates to MHSNHLLLEEPIRMASILEPSKASFFPAMTKIVGTLGPKSRSVEDISACLKVGMSVARFDFSWGDAEYHQETLENLRAAVKSSKKLCAVMLDTVGAELQVVNSSEKSISLQEDAKVVLTPDKGQESSSELLPINFSGFAKALKKGDTIFVGQYLFTGSESTSVWLEVDEVKGQDVVCVIKNTATLTGSLFTLHASQVHIDLPTLSNRDKEVISTWGVKNKIDFISLSYTRHAEDVRETRDFLAKLGDLSQTQIFAKIENVEGLTHFDEILQEADGIILSRGNLGVDLPPEKVFLFQKAALYKCNMAGKPAVVTRVVDSMTVNLRPTRAEATDVANAVLDGSDAILLGAETLRGLYPVETISTVGKICAEAEKVFNQDLYFKKTVKYVGEPMSHLESIASSAVRAAIKVKASVIICFTSSGRAARLIAKYRPTMPVLSVVIPRLKTNQLKWSFTGAFEARQSLIVRGLFPMLADPRHPAESTNATNDSVLRVALDHGKASGVIKSHDRVVVCQKVGDASVVKIIELED; encoded by the exons ATGCATTCCAATCACTTGCTTCTCGAGGAACCAATCAggatggcttcaatcctggaaCCATCAAAAGCT AGTTTCTTTCCTGCGATGACGAAGATAGTGGGAACTTTGGGTCCCAAGTCAAGGTCGGTTGAGGATATTTCTGCCTGTCTTAAAGTTGGAATGTCAG TGGCAAGATTTGATTTTTCGTGGGGAGATGCTGAGTATCATCAAGAGACATTGGAAAACTTGAGGGCTGCTGTAAAGAGCTCCAAGAAACTGTGTGCA GTTATGTTAGATACAGTTGGTGCAGAATTGCAGGTTGTCAATTCCAGTGAGAAGTCGATTTCTCTTCAGGAGGATGCTAAAGTTGTTCTTACTCCTGATAAAGGTCAAGAGTCTTCTTCTGAATTGCTACCCATTAACTTCTCTGGATTTGCAAAG GCATTGAAGAAGGGAGACACCATCTTTGTTGGTCAGTACTTATTTACAGGCAGTGAATCTACTTCTGTTTGGCTAGAG GTAGATGAAGTGAAAGGGCAGGATGTAGTCTGTGTGATAAAGAACACTGCAACTTTAACTGGGTCACTGTTCACCTTACATGCCTCACAAGTTCACATTGATCTGCCTACACTCTCTAATAGGGATAAAGAG GTCATTAGTACATGGGGGGTGAAGAACAAGATTGACTTTATCTCGCTATCATACACTCGACATGCAGAGGATGTCCGTGAA ACTCGTGATTTCCTAGCAAAGCTAGGTGATCTTTCTCAAACTCAAATATTTGCAAAAATTGAGAATGTTGAG GGCTTAACCCATTTTGATGAGATCCTACAAGAGGCGGATGGAATTATTCTTTCTCGTGGCAATCTTGGAGTTGATCTCCCACCTGAAAAG GTCTTCCTGTTTCAAAAGGCTGCTCTTTACAAGTGTAACATGGCTGGAAAGCCCGCAGTGGTGACTCGTGTTGTTGACAGTATGACTGTGAATCTTAGACCAACTCGTGCtgaagctactgatgttgctaATGCTGTGCTGGACG GAAGTGATGCTATTCTTCTTGGTGCTGAGACCCTGCGTGGTTTATACCCTGTTGAGACTATTTCTACTGTTGGCAAAATTTGTGCTGAG GCTGAGAAAGTTTTCAATCAAGATCTGTACTTTAAGAAGACTGTGAAATACGTTGGAGAACCAATGAGCCACTTGGAATCAATTGCATCCTCAGCA GTACGAGCAGCCATCAAGGTAAAAGCTTCCGTCATCATATGCTTCACTTCATCAGGCAGGGCTGCTAG GCTAATCGCCAAGTACAGGCCAACTATGCCTGTTCTATCCGTGGTCATCCCTCGTCTCAAAACCAATCAATTGAAGTGGAGCTTCACCGGTGCATTTGAG GCAAGGCAATCCCTGATAGTTAGAGGTCTATTTCCCATGCTTGCTGATCCTCGTCATCCA GCTGAATCTACAAACGCTACTAACGATTCAGTTTTGAGGGTGGCTCTTGATCATGGAAAGGCTTCGGGAGTTATAAAGTCACACGATAGGGTTGTTGTATGCCAGAAAGTTGGGGATGCATCTGTGGTTAAGATTATCGAGCTGGAAGATTAG
- the LOC124915409 gene encoding uncharacterized protein LOC124915409, producing the protein MESMYSGMGSEMLGLEMSLHHRPQQNPNSHHQLHLQHSKPQMVSFGDQSHNQAQKPGYSSYTPNKVVTKQITLNSDDDEPDSTNCSDGKMKNNTSPWQRMKWTDSMVKLLIMIVFYIGDEVGSDGTDPAGKKKAGGGGMLQKKGKWKTVSKAMMERGYYVSPQQCEDKFNDLNKRYKRVNDILGKGTSCKVVENQSLLDQMDHLSQKLKDEVKKLLNSKHLFFREMCAYHNSCGHGGAAAVASAAVAAAAAEKPAHSHSHSQPQLQEKCLHETEVVLKLPEEEDEEEDNDETLDDEDDDEVYLEDEQDGHDQFEERNLKKRARKEGGEEESGLVQQLSNELMGVVEDGRRSEVEKRRWLKGRLLMLEEQRVSFNVEAFELEKQRLKWEKFSGKKEREMEREKIKNERCKLETDRMILMLRKKGLELAIQQPLSQYSSSSSEKRRMEPSSTT; encoded by the coding sequence ATGGAGAGTATGTATTCAGGTATGGGGTCTGAAATGTTAgggttagaaatgtcacttcATCATCGTCCTCAACAAAATCCCAACTCTCATCACCAACTCCATTTGCAGCATTCGAAACCTCAAATGGTTTCCTTTGGTGATCAGTCTCACAATCAAGCTCAAAAACCAGGGTATTCTAGTTATACCCCTAATAAAGTTGTCACAAAACAGATAACCCTAAATAGCGACGATGATGAACCAGATAGTACAAACTGCAGTGATGggaaaatgaaaaacaacaCTTCACCATGGCAGAGGATGAAATGGACGGATTCCATGGTGAAATTGTTAATCATGATTGTTTTCTACATCGGCGATGAAGTCGGTTCTGACGGGACCGATCCAGCTGGAAAAAAGAAAGCTGGCGGTGGCGGGATGTTACAGAAGAAGGGGAAATGGAAAACAGTTTCGAAGGCAATGATGGAGAGAGGGTATTATGTATCTCCACAGCAATGTGAAGATAAATTCAATGATTTGAACAAGAGGTATAAAAGGGTTAATGATATTCTCGGAAAGGGTACTTCTTGTAAAGTTGTGGAGAATCAGAGCTTGCTCGATCAGATGGATCATTTGTCGCAGAAATTGAAAGACGAGGTTAAGAAACTTCTCAATTCTAAGCATTTGTTCTTCAGAGAAATGTGCGCTTACCATAATAGCTGCGGTCATGGTGGTGCTGCTGCTGTTGCTTCTGCtgctgttgctgctgctgctgctgagaAGCCTGCTCACTCACACTCACATTCTCAACCACAATTGCAAGAAAAATGTCTCCATGAAACAGAAGTTGTGTTGAAATTGCctgaggaagaagatgaagaagaagacaatgaCGAAACccttgatgatgaagatgatgatgaggttTACTTAGAAGATGAACAAGATGGTCATGATCAATTCGAAGAACGAAACCTGAAGAAACGTGCTAGAAAAGAGGGTGGAGAAGAAGAATCGGGTCTGGTTCAGCAATTGAGTAACGAATTGATGGGTGTGGTTGAAGATGGGAGGAGGAGCGAGGTGGAGAAGAGGCGGTGGTTGAAGGGGCGGTTGCTTATGTTGGAGGAGCAGAGAGTGAGTTTCAATGTGGAAGCTTTTGAGCTTGAGAAACAGAGACTAAAATGGGAGAAGTTCAGTGGGAAGAAGGAAAGGGAGATGGAAAGAGAGAAGATAAAGAATGAAAGATGTAAGCTTGAAACAGATAGGATGATACTTATGCTTAGAAAGAAGGGACTTGAGTTAGCAATCCAACAGCCTTTGTCtcaatattcttcttcttcttctgaaaAGAGGAGGATGGAGCCATCTTCAACCACTTGA